A genomic window from Arthrobacter sp. FW305-BF8 includes:
- a CDS encoding ribonuclease domain-containing protein: MRRRWTVGTLLLGLAVAALAVFNLFIAPGGTPPAGVQSSGVQPSGVQGTTTSAPTFATSAPAAAPPSSAGKVSGVPNVSGLPAIRESQLPAEGRRTLTLIRQGGPYPYTRDGVTFGNFERILPRKAGGYYKEYTVPTPGESDRGARRIVAGQAGDKYYTGDHYESFKFIAEGK, encoded by the coding sequence ATGCGCAGGCGTTGGACTGTCGGAACGCTGCTGCTGGGGCTTGCCGTGGCTGCCCTCGCGGTCTTCAACCTTTTCATCGCGCCGGGCGGCACGCCGCCCGCTGGGGTCCAGTCAAGTGGGGTCCAGCCCAGTGGGGTCCAGGGAACGACGACGTCGGCACCCACTTTTGCGACGTCGGCACCCGCCGCAGCGCCGCCGTCGTCGGCCGGCAAGGTCTCCGGCGTCCCGAACGTGTCCGGGCTCCCCGCCATCCGGGAATCCCAGCTGCCGGCGGAAGGACGGCGGACGCTGACGCTGATCCGGCAGGGCGGACCCTACCCGTACACCCGCGACGGCGTAACGTTCGGAAACTTTGAACGCATCCTGCCGCGCAAGGCCGGCGGGTACTACAAGGAGTACACGGTGCCAACGCCCGGCGAGTCGGACCGGGGCGCCCGCAGGATCGTGGCAGGACAGGCCGGCGACAAGTACTACACGGGGGACCACTACGAATCGTTCAAGTTCATAGCAGAAGGCAAATAG
- a CDS encoding barstar family protein, whose translation MKIYSGDTWTLEELREQVADAGRRSLLVPAADSRKSVLAAFGEALDFPEHFGVNLDALNDSLHDFADAISDDGAKPLTVIWQVPAAFRGDRSFGVICEILQDAESYAGKDLAVIAVLI comes from the coding sequence ATGAAGATCTATTCCGGGGACACCTGGACCCTCGAGGAGCTCCGGGAGCAGGTGGCTGACGCCGGCCGCCGGAGCCTGCTGGTCCCTGCTGCCGACTCCAGGAAGTCCGTGCTCGCAGCGTTCGGCGAGGCCCTGGACTTCCCGGAGCACTTCGGCGTGAACCTCGATGCGCTCAACGACTCACTGCATGACTTCGCCGACGCCATTTCCGACGACGGCGCGAAGCCCCTGACGGTGATCTGGCAGGTGCCCGCAGCCTTCCGAGGCGACCGCTCCTTCGGCGTCATCTGTGAGATCCTTCAGGACGCCGAGAGCTACGCCGGCAAGGACCTCGCGGTCATAGCAGTGCTGATTTAG
- the glgP gene encoding alpha-glucan family phosphorylase, with the protein MKAIRRFTVRTVLPEPIRPLARLATNLRWSWHRPTRELFESLNPRVWAQCGNDPVSFLGLVGREEMHRLAIDQDVVARVQAAAADLDRYLTEPRWYQGLGSDAPASIAYFSPEFGITEVLPQYSGGLGILAGDHLKAASDLGVPLIGVGLLYQAGYFKQSLSRDAWQQETYPVIDPDGLPLTLLREPAPDGNGKPLEISLPLPNGRCLLAHIWRADVGRVPLLLLDSNVPGNDDAARGITDRLYGGGGDHRLQQELLLGMGGVKALRAYQKLTGTPAPEVFHTNEGHAGFLGIERIQELMAGEQALTFDEALAAGRSSTVFTTHTPVPAGIDRFEAAQIQHFFEAGLAPDVPTSRILDLGRENFSEGNPFVFNMAVMGLRLAQRANGVAKLHGEVSRGMFSALWPGFDHSEVPITSVTNGVHVPTWVDPRIAKLARERFGPEAEVMGRWDLAYNVSDAEVWALRREMRVSLVEDVRRRLRAAWKKRGAADAELAWTDSVLDPDVLTIGFARRVPTYKRLTLMLRDPERLKALLLHKEHPIQLVIAGKSHPADDAGKKMIQDLVRFTDDPAVRHRIVFLPNYDIAMARTLFPGCDVWLNNPLRPLEACGTSGMKAAINGSLNLSVLDGWWDEMYDGENGWAIPTANNGASADERDDIEAAALYELLETQVAPRFYGNTVSEAAGAAGPSESGHEKIPTHWVSMIKHTLAHLGPAVSAERMLQDYVNVLYRPAAVAGREAVAGSYAQAKALAAWVAKVRAAWPQLHVEHVDSLGVSEDPQIGDTLQVHAYVGLHNLSPKDVAVEVAYGQAAESDELANVTMVELEAKEELGNGRYLFAGSIVIDRSGSFGYTVRVLPTHDALASKAELGLIVNA; encoded by the coding sequence GTGAAGGCAATCCGCAGATTTACCGTCCGTACCGTTCTTCCCGAGCCGATCCGGCCACTGGCCCGGTTGGCGACCAACCTCCGCTGGTCCTGGCACCGGCCCACCCGGGAGCTGTTCGAAAGCTTGAACCCGCGCGTCTGGGCCCAGTGCGGGAACGACCCGGTCAGCTTCCTGGGCCTGGTGGGCCGTGAGGAGATGCACCGGCTCGCGATCGACCAGGACGTGGTGGCCCGCGTCCAAGCGGCAGCAGCGGACCTGGACCGGTACCTGACGGAACCCCGCTGGTACCAGGGCCTGGGCAGCGACGCCCCCGCCTCAATCGCCTACTTCTCCCCCGAATTCGGCATCACCGAAGTCCTGCCGCAGTATTCCGGCGGCCTCGGCATCCTCGCTGGCGACCACCTCAAGGCCGCCTCCGACCTCGGCGTGCCGCTGATCGGCGTCGGTCTGCTCTACCAGGCCGGCTACTTCAAGCAGTCACTCTCCCGGGACGCCTGGCAGCAGGAGACCTACCCGGTCATTGATCCCGACGGCCTGCCCCTGACGCTGCTGCGGGAGCCCGCCCCGGACGGGAACGGCAAGCCGCTGGAGATCTCACTGCCTTTGCCCAACGGACGGTGCCTTCTGGCACACATCTGGCGTGCCGACGTCGGACGCGTCCCTCTCCTGCTGCTGGATTCCAACGTTCCCGGAAACGATGACGCCGCCCGCGGCATCACCGACCGCCTGTACGGCGGCGGCGGGGACCACCGGCTGCAGCAGGAACTGCTGCTCGGCATGGGCGGGGTCAAGGCGCTGCGCGCCTACCAGAAGCTCACCGGCACGCCCGCGCCCGAGGTGTTCCACACGAATGAGGGCCACGCCGGTTTCCTCGGCATCGAACGGATCCAGGAGCTGATGGCCGGCGAGCAGGCCCTCACCTTCGACGAGGCCCTCGCCGCCGGGCGCTCGTCCACGGTGTTTACAACGCACACACCGGTTCCGGCCGGCATCGACCGCTTCGAAGCCGCACAGATCCAGCATTTCTTCGAAGCCGGGCTTGCGCCGGACGTTCCCACGTCGCGGATCCTCGATCTGGGCCGGGAAAACTTCAGCGAGGGCAACCCCTTCGTATTCAACATGGCCGTGATGGGCCTGCGCCTCGCACAGCGCGCCAACGGTGTTGCCAAGCTCCACGGCGAAGTTTCGCGTGGCATGTTCTCCGCGCTGTGGCCTGGATTTGACCACTCGGAGGTGCCCATCACCTCCGTGACCAACGGCGTGCACGTGCCAACCTGGGTTGATCCCCGCATCGCGAAACTCGCCCGGGAGCGGTTCGGACCCGAAGCTGAGGTGATGGGCCGCTGGGACCTCGCGTACAACGTCTCCGACGCCGAGGTCTGGGCGCTCCGGCGCGAGATGCGCGTGTCCCTCGTGGAGGATGTGCGGCGCCGGCTGCGGGCGGCGTGGAAGAAGCGCGGCGCTGCCGACGCCGAGCTGGCGTGGACCGACTCGGTGCTGGACCCGGACGTCCTGACCATCGGATTCGCCCGGCGCGTGCCCACGTACAAGAGGCTGACCCTCATGCTGCGGGACCCGGAGCGTTTGAAGGCGCTGCTGCTGCACAAGGAACACCCCATCCAGCTGGTCATCGCCGGCAAGTCCCACCCCGCGGACGACGCCGGCAAGAAGATGATCCAGGACCTGGTCCGCTTCACGGACGATCCCGCCGTCCGGCACCGCATCGTCTTCCTGCCGAACTACGACATCGCCATGGCCCGCACGCTGTTCCCGGGCTGCGACGTCTGGCTGAACAACCCGCTGCGGCCGCTCGAAGCCTGCGGCACCTCCGGCATGAAGGCCGCCATCAACGGGTCCCTGAACCTGTCCGTCCTGGACGGCTGGTGGGACGAGATGTACGACGGCGAAAACGGCTGGGCGATCCCCACCGCCAACAACGGCGCGTCCGCCGATGAGCGTGACGACATCGAGGCCGCGGCGCTGTACGAGCTGCTCGAGACGCAGGTGGCGCCGCGGTTCTACGGCAACACCGTCTCCGAGGCGGCCGGTGCCGCAGGGCCGTCCGAGTCCGGCCACGAGAAGATCCCCACGCACTGGGTCTCTATGATCAAACACACGCTGGCCCACCTCGGCCCGGCGGTCTCGGCCGAGCGGATGCTGCAGGACTACGTCAACGTCCTGTACCGGCCCGCGGCGGTTGCGGGACGCGAGGCGGTGGCAGGCTCCTACGCGCAGGCCAAGGCGCTAGCGGCATGGGTCGCCAAGGTCCGCGCGGCCTGGCCCCAGCTGCACGTGGAGCACGTCGACTCGCTCGGCGTGTCCGAGGACCCGCAGATCGGTGACACCCTCCAGGTCCACGCCTACGTGGGACTGCACAACCTGTCCCCGAAGGATGTTGCCGTGGAGGTGGCGTACGGGCAGGCAGCCGAAAGCGATGAACTGGCCAACGTGACCATGGTGGAACTGGAGGCCAAGGAGGAGCTCGGCAACGGCCGCTACCTCTTCGCTGGGTCTATCGTCATCGACCGCTCCGGATCCTTCGGCTACACCGTACGGGTCCTCCCCACGCACGACGCCCTCGCTTCCAAGGCCGAGCTGGGGCTGATCGTCAACGCGTAG